The Thermosulfurimonas sp. F29 genome includes a window with the following:
- a CDS encoding C39 family peptidase yields MKKYLIGFFLVLTLFSPSRAAVVEVRAGIYGGYIRKRILSVKELRFRRLFRQRYDLSCGSAALASLLKFYYGTNVSEEDIIRNILSHGDIKRIRSHGFSMLDLKRSAESFGFQAEGYKVPIRNLSRLKMPTIILLNSRGYKHFVILKGVKEDKVFIADPALGHRIISLDEFKRSWNGILLAVFGKRVNGKVWTLCSPGVTKEKVWTLEDVAISNLLILDQPFDIKP; encoded by the coding sequence ATGAAGAAGTATCTGATAGGATTTTTTCTCGTTCTCACTCTTTTTTCTCCCTCTCGAGCGGCTGTGGTAGAGGTCCGGGCGGGAATTTATGGGGGTTATATTCGTAAGAGGATTCTAAGTGTTAAAGAGTTGCGTTTTCGTCGTCTTTTTCGTCAACGATATGATCTAAGTTGTGGAAGTGCGGCTCTGGCCTCTCTTTTGAAATTTTACTACGGGACTAATGTTTCTGAAGAGGACATTATCCGGAATATCCTTTCTCACGGTGATATCAAGCGGATTCGTTCTCATGGTTTTTCCATGTTAGATCTGAAAAGGAGTGCTGAAAGCTTCGGTTTTCAGGCGGAAGGATATAAAGTGCCTATCAGAAATTTGTCTCGTCTTAAGATGCCTACGATTATTCTTTTAAATAGTCGAGGATATAAACATTTCGTTATATTAAAGGGCGTAAAAGAAGATAAAGTATTCATAGCTGATCCGGCCCTGGGACATAGAATCATTTCTTTAGATGAGTTTAAGCGTTCCTGGAATGGGATCCTTTTGGCGGTATTCGGTAAACGAGTTAATGGTAAGGTTTGGACTCTTTGTTCACCCGGAGTGACTAAAGAAAAGGTTTGGACTTTAGAAGATGTAGCTATCTCTAATCTTCTGATCCTTGATCAACCGTTTGATATTAAACCTTAA
- a CDS encoding transposase has protein sequence MYKESHNQLTFGEYLLYQNLPDDILAYLNRIIDWKPFELILAKLHPSSVGRPAYNPLLMLKILIIQQIYKHSDTEVEVMLYGNLFSAASVSPLPTPSPITPPSPASVTTSSP, from the coding sequence ATGTACAAAGAAAGTCATAACCAGCTCACTTTCGGCGAATACCTCCTATATCAAAATCTACCTGACGACATACTAGCTTACCTTAATCGCATCATCGACTGGAAACCTTTCGAACTCATCCTGGCCAAACTCCACCCTTCTTCCGTAGGTCGCCCGGCCTATAACCCCCTCCTCATGCTCAAAATCCTCATCATCCAGCAAATCTACAAACACTCCGATACCGAAGTCGAAGTCATGCTCTACGGCAACCTCTTCTCGGCGGCCTCGGTCTCTCCCTTACCGACCCCGTCCCCGATCACTCCACCATCTCCCGCTTCCGTAACGACCTCCAGTCCATGA
- a CDS encoding sugar transferase, which produces MFQQQARVINNFLMFLDAVCILLAGYVAYLLRRYLSGGKWTIDGELFVYSVSLVIFINNYTMGRIGLYGDRKFQNYLQLIWAVFKAVFVDFLFLSSFIFIFKKTNYSRGFFLLFASLSFFFMILERITVQIYLRHFARRRLHARNLLLVGDRQRGRIVAEALEQQLSWGHKIIGRVLLNGRDTSPDVVGSLKDLPQILRRYPVDEVIFAIGGDKGIDLPYYLDICRKMGVDARILPALWSPESPHLGVESIQGIPFLTLRVTGLNATGLLYKRILDIIGGLVGTFIFLLMYPFVAIAIKLDSPGPVLFKQKRVGQNGRIFTLYKFRTMYVDAEKRKRELMARNVMKGPMFKLEDDPRITRVGRFLRRTSLDEFPQFWNVLKGEMSLVGTRPPLPEEVEKYDLWHWRRISIKPGITGLWQISGRNKITDFEKVVELDCRYLENWCFLDDLKILLKTIVVVLQRKGAL; this is translated from the coding sequence ATGTTTCAGCAGCAGGCTCGGGTAATAAATAACTTCCTCATGTTCCTGGATGCCGTTTGTATCCTTCTGGCCGGTTATGTGGCTTACCTATTACGGCGCTATCTTTCCGGAGGTAAATGGACTATCGATGGTGAACTGTTCGTTTATTCGGTTTCGTTGGTCATTTTTATAAACAATTATACTATGGGACGAATAGGTCTGTACGGTGATCGTAAGTTTCAGAACTATTTGCAACTTATTTGGGCTGTATTTAAGGCTGTTTTTGTAGATTTTCTATTTTTGTCCTCGTTTATTTTTATTTTCAAAAAAACAAATTATTCCAGGGGTTTCTTCTTATTGTTCGCTTCTTTATCTTTCTTTTTTATGATTTTAGAGAGAATAACGGTACAGATCTATCTTCGCCATTTTGCGCGGCGTCGTCTCCATGCTCGTAATCTTCTTCTGGTGGGGGATCGGCAGAGAGGTAGGATCGTTGCTGAGGCCTTGGAGCAGCAGCTCAGCTGGGGACATAAGATAATAGGTCGGGTATTGTTAAACGGTAGAGACACCTCCCCGGATGTAGTGGGATCCTTAAAAGATCTCCCCCAAATTCTCCGCAGGTATCCCGTGGACGAGGTTATTTTCGCTATCGGCGGAGATAAGGGAATAGATCTGCCTTATTATCTTGATATCTGTCGCAAGATGGGAGTGGATGCTCGGATCCTTCCCGCCCTATGGTCACCAGAAAGTCCTCATCTTGGCGTGGAATCCATACAGGGGATTCCCTTTCTTACCCTCAGGGTAACGGGACTGAATGCTACCGGGTTGCTTTATAAGAGGATTCTCGACATCATCGGGGGTCTGGTGGGGACCTTTATCTTTTTACTGATGTATCCTTTTGTGGCTATTGCCATTAAACTTGATTCTCCGGGGCCTGTCCTGTTCAAACAGAAACGGGTGGGGCAGAATGGGCGCATTTTTACCCTGTATAAATTTCGTACCATGTATGTGGATGCCGAAAAGCGTAAAAGAGAGCTTATGGCCAGGAATGTGATGAAGGGTCCTATGTTTAAACTGGAAGACGATCCGCGTATTACCAGGGTGGGGCGATTTTTGCGACGGACCTCTCTGGACGAATTTCCTCAGTTCTGGAATGTTTTGAAGGGAGAAATGAGTCTGGTGGGGACCCGTCCCCCATTGCCCGAGGAGGTGGAGAAATATGATCTGTGGCACTGGAGGCGAATTTCGATAAAGCCCGGCATTACCGGTCTCTGGCAGATTTCCGGGCGCAATAAGATTACCGATTTTGAAAAGGTGGTGGAGCTGGACTGTCGATACCTGGAAAACTGGTGTTTCCTGGATGACCTGAAGATTCTGCTCAAAACCATCGTTGTGGTGCTTCAACGGAAAGGGGCTTTATGA
- a CDS encoding GNVR domain-containing protein — protein sequence MYTEEQKDIRYLIRVFRRRKKAFFIPFVLVFASITMIAFLLPPIYQATTTILIEEQQIPPEYVKSTVTGYVEERLQMITQEIMSRSHLIDLIERFNLYPEMRKKYTMDEIVDRMRKDIKLETINAEVSNTRTGRPSSATIAFTLSYEGRDPDKVQKVVNALASLYLEYNLRSREEQASGTTAFLEKELQELRKHMNELDSKLSKFKQEHLGELPEMITINLQTIERLERHLDDLETQIRSLKQQKVYLEGQLALVEPLAPVKTEEGKAVMSPLERLKYLRLKLLSLQATLSPKHPDIIKLKKEIQALESQVGETDEALEKIRQLNELQSRLAELRSRLGPKHPDVIKLERNIRVLSEELAKTENKKARVAEEMLNRPDNPAYINLKTQIASIEVQIKSLEEEKKRIMKKIEEYQKRLENTPLVEKEYNILLTDYENTRRKYNELMNKLMEARIAQELEESRHGERFTIIDPAQLPEKPYKPKRMAIVLIGFVLALGAGVGTTAFMEYLDHSIKSPEELRALIQVPLLATLPYIETEEEIRARRRKKLLFLAVFLAGLVAAILLFNFMVMPLDLFWLKLERKISALWS from the coding sequence ATGTACACGGAGGAACAGAAGGATATCCGGTACCTCATTCGGGTGTTTCGTCGTCGGAAGAAGGCTTTTTTTATCCCTTTCGTCCTGGTTTTTGCGAGTATAACGATGATAGCCTTTCTTTTGCCTCCCATTTATCAGGCCACCACCACTATTCTTATTGAGGAACAGCAGATCCCTCCGGAGTATGTAAAAAGTACGGTGACCGGATATGTAGAAGAGCGTTTACAGATGATTACTCAGGAAATTATGAGTCGATCCCATTTGATAGATCTGATTGAACGATTCAATCTTTATCCTGAGATGCGTAAAAAATATACCATGGATGAAATCGTGGATAGAATGCGCAAAGACATTAAGCTGGAAACTATAAATGCTGAAGTGTCCAACACTCGAACGGGGCGTCCATCCTCGGCTACGATAGCCTTTACTCTTTCTTATGAAGGCCGGGATCCGGATAAGGTGCAAAAGGTGGTCAATGCATTGGCTTCTCTATATCTCGAGTACAACCTCCGTTCTCGGGAGGAGCAGGCCTCCGGGACTACAGCCTTTCTGGAAAAAGAGCTCCAGGAGCTCAGGAAGCATATGAATGAGCTTGATAGCAAGCTGAGTAAATTCAAGCAGGAACACTTGGGAGAACTTCCGGAAATGATTACCATCAATCTTCAAACTATAGAAAGGCTTGAGCGGCATCTGGATGACCTCGAGACCCAGATACGTTCTCTCAAACAACAAAAGGTGTATCTGGAAGGGCAACTGGCTCTGGTAGAACCTCTCGCTCCTGTTAAAACCGAGGAGGGCAAGGCGGTGATGTCTCCGCTGGAAAGGCTTAAGTATTTGAGGCTTAAGCTTTTGAGTTTGCAGGCGACCCTTTCTCCCAAACATCCCGACATAATAAAACTGAAGAAGGAGATTCAGGCCTTAGAATCCCAGGTGGGGGAGACGGATGAAGCTCTGGAGAAAATAAGACAATTAAATGAGCTTCAGTCCCGACTGGCGGAGTTGAGATCTCGTCTTGGGCCGAAGCACCCGGATGTGATAAAGCTGGAAAGGAACATCAGGGTCCTTTCAGAGGAGCTGGCCAAAACAGAGAACAAGAAGGCCAGGGTTGCCGAGGAAATGCTCAACCGTCCTGATAATCCGGCATATATTAATTTAAAGACCCAGATTGCTTCTATAGAGGTCCAGATAAAGAGTCTGGAAGAGGAGAAGAAAAGGATTATGAAGAAAATAGAGGAATACCAAAAAAGATTGGAAAACACTCCGTTGGTGGAAAAGGAGTATAACATTCTGCTCACCGATTATGAAAACACCCGACGCAAGTACAACGAACTGATGAACAAGCTCATGGAGGCCAGGATTGCTCAGGAGCTTGAGGAATCCCGGCATGGCGAGCGATTTACCATTATTGATCCGGCGCAGTTACCGGAGAAACCCTATAAACCTAAAAGGATGGCCATTGTGCTGATAGGTTTCGTTCTGGCTCTGGGAGCCGGAGTGGGTACCACGGCTTTTATGGAATACCTGGATCACTCTATAAAGAGTCCCGAAGAACTGCGGGCCCTTATTCAGGTGCCTCTTCTTGCTACCCTTCCTTATATCGAGACGGAGGAGGAGATAAGGGCTCGGCGAAGGAAGAAGTTATTGTTCTTGGCGGTGTTTCTGGCGGGGTTAGTGGCGGCAATTCTTCTCTTTAATTTTATGGTGATGCCTCTCGACCTGTTCTGGTTAAAGCTGGAGCGTAAGATAAGCGCCCTTTGGTCTTGA
- a CDS encoding tetratricopeptide repeat protein, with protein sequence MKDKVLWKKWLLIWGCLLLLWGCGGSPREKRDRFFSRGERFFQKGDYARAAVEFKNALEIDPRFAPAYYRLGLVYFREGKLRAAYGSLSRAIELDPSLLGAHLALGQIFLLSRRPDEALKEAEYILSRKSGQSQALFLKAMALLSLRREEEATKILGDLCGSESSRVTPCLVLADMYIRHNKLTKAEQYLKRVLDSHPVHPQATLMLARLFEREGRSEQAERLYRSLVNKFPENGKFRLILAQFYEREGMRERAENVLREFLVQYPAAEESYLLLAKFYRHYGEAKKFERVLEEGIRRFPDRFVFWENLAEYYFISGKKEKAYSLLNTYIKETGSRPYKLKARFLKAVFLWREGRSREALRELGEILRDNPENVAAHTLKGDILFSQGDFEGAISEYRSALRQEPNATDLLLRLARAHLQNGSLILAEDLYKRLLTTNPHLREAHLGLAEIYRRKGKIDSARLEIEKVLRRNPGDMEALERLLNLYLYEGNWKTAVETLKKQITRYPSNTAYRLLLVELYLQKKDFGSARRVLEETVRLQPYNPLLLFTLGRIAKKTGFLKEAISYYEKLRSHQPGKVVNDLILAQLYGEAGEYSRAIRLYREILRRDPGNWVVANNLAFYLAEYEPSTKNLSRAEALVQPWVKKFPQKPELVDTLAWIKYRQGDYYVAKTLLEKLGKDVTKYPVISYHLGMIYYRLGEREKAAMYLGAALRGREDFPGRREAEDIFRELEGVQ encoded by the coding sequence ATGAAGGACAAGGTTCTATGGAAGAAGTGGTTGCTAATATGGGGTTGTTTACTTTTACTCTGGGGATGCGGGGGAAGCCCCCGGGAAAAGCGAGACAGGTTCTTTTCGCGGGGAGAGCGGTTCTTTCAGAAGGGTGATTATGCTCGAGCGGCGGTGGAATTCAAGAATGCTCTGGAGATAGACCCCCGTTTTGCCCCCGCTTATTATCGTTTGGGGTTGGTTTATTTCCGGGAGGGTAAGCTTCGGGCGGCCTATGGATCTCTTTCCAGGGCCATCGAACTTGATCCTTCGCTGCTCGGGGCGCATCTGGCTTTGGGACAAATTTTCCTGCTGAGCCGTCGGCCGGATGAGGCCCTGAAGGAGGCGGAATACATTCTCTCCCGCAAGAGCGGTCAGAGTCAGGCCCTTTTTCTTAAGGCAATGGCCCTTCTTTCCCTGAGGAGGGAGGAAGAGGCTACAAAAATTCTGGGGGATCTTTGCGGCTCAGAATCTTCAAGGGTGACTCCCTGTCTCGTTCTGGCCGATATGTACATCAGGCATAATAAGTTGACGAAAGCAGAGCAGTATTTAAAGAGGGTTCTGGATAGCCATCCTGTCCATCCTCAGGCGACCCTAATGCTGGCCCGCCTTTTTGAAAGGGAAGGTCGCTCCGAACAGGCCGAGAGGCTTTATCGTTCTCTGGTAAACAAATTTCCGGAAAATGGGAAATTCCGGCTGATACTGGCTCAATTTTACGAACGAGAGGGAATGCGAGAAAGGGCGGAAAATGTGCTGAGAGAATTCCTTGTTCAATATCCTGCAGCAGAGGAGTCCTATCTTCTGTTGGCAAAATTTTATAGACATTACGGAGAGGCAAAAAAATTCGAGAGGGTGCTTGAGGAAGGGATTCGGCGATTTCCGGATCGTTTTGTTTTCTGGGAAAATCTCGCCGAGTATTATTTCATATCCGGTAAAAAAGAGAAGGCCTATTCCCTCCTGAACACATACATCAAGGAAACGGGATCCAGGCCTTATAAATTAAAGGCCCGGTTCCTGAAGGCTGTATTTTTATGGCGGGAGGGTAGATCACGGGAGGCTTTACGGGAGTTGGGGGAGATCCTGCGGGATAATCCGGAAAATGTAGCTGCACACACTCTCAAAGGAGATATTCTTTTCTCTCAGGGGGACTTCGAGGGAGCGATAAGCGAGTATCGTTCCGCTTTGAGGCAGGAGCCCAACGCGACAGATCTCCTTCTCCGTCTGGCCCGGGCTCATCTCCAAAACGGATCTTTGATTCTGGCCGAGGATCTTTACAAACGCCTTCTTACCACCAATCCTCATCTACGGGAAGCCCATTTGGGGCTGGCGGAGATTTACCGTCGCAAGGGGAAAATTGATAGCGCTCGACTGGAAATAGAAAAGGTCCTGCGGCGAAACCCCGGAGATATGGAAGCTCTGGAGCGATTGCTGAATCTATATCTTTATGAGGGGAATTGGAAGACAGCGGTAGAGACGCTGAAGAAGCAGATAACCCGTTATCCATCAAATACGGCTTATCGTCTCCTCCTGGTGGAACTTTATCTCCAAAAAAAGGACTTCGGCTCTGCTCGCAGGGTTTTGGAGGAAACGGTAAGGCTCCAGCCTTACAACCCGCTGCTTCTGTTTACTCTCGGGCGTATAGCCAAGAAGACCGGATTTCTCAAAGAGGCCATTTCTTACTATGAAAAACTGCGGAGTCATCAGCCCGGTAAGGTAGTAAATGATCTTATTCTGGCTCAGCTTTACGGAGAGGCCGGTGAGTACTCCAGGGCCATAAGACTTTACCGAGAGATTCTCCGTCGAGATCCCGGGAATTGGGTTGTGGCCAATAACCTGGCTTTTTATCTGGCCGAATATGAACCTTCCACGAAGAACCTTTCCCGAGCCGAGGCCCTGGTGCAGCCATGGGTTAAAAAGTTTCCCCAGAAACCGGAATTGGTTGACACTCTGGCCTGGATAAAATATCGTCAGGGGGATTATTATGTTGCCAAGACTCTTTTGGAAAAACTCGGCAAGGATGTAACTAAATATCCGGTTATTTCCTATCATTTGGGGATGATATATTATCGGCTGGGAGAAAGGGAAAAGGCCGCAATGTATTTGGGAGCGGCCTTGAGGGGTAGGGAGGATTTTCCCGGACGCAGGGAGGCCGAGGATATTTTTCGAGAATTAGAAGGGGTTCAATAA
- a CDS encoding IS5 family transposase has product MSRFRNDLQSMNLYRQCFEELKRQLAEKGFELKAGKIVDARLVPAACKPKKDDPDAAITKKGNRIVYGYKDHIAIDPKYEFVTDFVCTPANIHDSQIIDELLSGAEKAIFADKAYDSKALKKWCREKGIYYGVLAKGSRNRKISSSKKKRNRKLGAVRRKVEKVFGIFSLHLNRAKARYAGLMANEIHLFLTVFTYKALVAFAKEKKRCHGLSFGDKGGKYV; this is encoded by the coding sequence ATCTCCCGCTTCCGTAACGACCTCCAGTCCATGAACCTCTACCGCCAATGCTTCGAAGAACTCAAACGCCAGCTGGCCGAAAAGGGCTTCGAGCTTAAGGCCGGAAAGATCGTCGATGCCCGCCTGGTCCCGGCCGCTTGTAAACCTAAAAAAGACGATCCCGATGCCGCCATCACCAAAAAAGGGAATCGGATCGTCTACGGTTACAAGGACCACATCGCCATTGATCCCAAATACGAATTCGTCACCGACTTCGTCTGCACCCCTGCCAACATCCACGACTCCCAAATAATCGATGAGCTTCTCTCCGGTGCCGAAAAGGCCATCTTTGCGGACAAGGCCTACGACTCGAAGGCCCTCAAAAAGTGGTGCCGGGAAAAAGGCATCTATTACGGAGTTCTGGCTAAGGGGAGTAGAAACCGCAAAATAAGCTCCTCCAAGAAAAAGAGGAATAGGAAACTGGGAGCGGTAAGGCGGAAGGTAGAGAAGGTCTTCGGCATCTTTAGTCTCCACCTCAATCGGGCTAAGGCCAGGTATGCAGGCCTTATGGCCAATGAGATCCACCTTTTCCTTACGGTCTTTACCTATAAGGCTCTGGTGGCATTTGCGAAGGAAAAGAAGCGCTGTCATGGCTTAAGCTTTGGAGATAAAGGGGGAAAGTATGTCTAG
- a CDS encoding polysaccharide biosynthesis/export family protein, translating into MGRLFFFVFLVSLLCPVMARGGGTDIPFYKIGPGDVLEISVWQDERLNRKVVVPPDGVISYPLIGDIRVTGLTVADLRKIITERLSDYVPDAMVTVMLVQINSLKAYVIGKVNRPGAYPIDLTTDVMQILAMAGGLTPFASSKKIIILRREGDRIIKIPFNYDEVSRGKNLDQDILLKRGDVVVVP; encoded by the coding sequence ATGGGGAGGTTATTTTTCTTTGTATTCCTGGTAAGCTTGCTCTGCCCGGTAATGGCGAGAGGGGGGGGAACGGATATTCCCTTTTACAAGATAGGTCCCGGAGATGTTCTGGAGATTTCGGTCTGGCAGGATGAGCGTCTTAATCGCAAGGTGGTGGTTCCCCCGGATGGGGTGATTTCTTATCCCCTTATCGGGGATATCAGAGTTACGGGACTTACGGTTGCTGACTTAAGAAAGATTATTACCGAGCGGCTGAGCGATTATGTCCCGGACGCCATGGTAACGGTCATGCTTGTACAGATTAACAGCTTAAAGGCCTATGTTATAGGTAAGGTAAATCGTCCGGGGGCATATCCTATAGACTTAACCACGGATGTGATGCAGATTCTGGCCATGGCCGGAGGCCTTACCCCTTTTGCTTCTTCCAAGAAGATCATTATTCTGAGGCGCGAGGGAGACCGAATCATAAAGATTCCCTTCAATTATGACGAAGTGTCCCGTGGAAAGAATCTGGATCAGGACATTCTTCTGAAGCGGGGAGATGTGGTTGTTGTTCCTTAG
- a CDS encoding ABC transporter ATP-binding protein, which translates to MIEVCGLSVRAGSFALKDISLRVERGRIHVLLGPTGSGKSTLLEALVGLRRPEEGSIFLEGREITRLPVERRGLAYLPQDLALFPHLTVEENILYGPRIRGIHPSEGFLRELLDILGIRGLLKRRPGTLSGGERQRVALARALAPGSRYLLLDEPFSALHAGLRRELWFLLRDLKERFNLAVLLVTHDLEEAFFLGDTVSVLIDGRLEQSGSREEVFHHPAGRRVAAFFGIKNLFEGRVLGAEKGILRVEVPVLRRTLVVRSPISASPGETLGLGIRPEHILFLRPKYRKPHQNNLLPGRIVALHPRGTGWWVLFRPRGSEVDFEVELPDYAFEKLSLREGVAVEAVLPEEKIFVLKENL; encoded by the coding sequence ATGATCGAGGTGTGCGGTCTCTCGGTAAGGGCGGGAAGCTTTGCCCTGAAGGACATCTCCCTCAGAGTGGAGAGAGGGCGGATACATGTGCTCCTGGGGCCTACCGGTAGCGGAAAGAGCACTCTCCTGGAGGCCCTGGTGGGCCTTCGCCGGCCGGAGGAGGGAAGTATCTTTCTTGAGGGCCGGGAAATCACCCGGCTTCCGGTGGAGAGGAGGGGCCTGGCCTATCTTCCTCAGGATCTGGCCCTGTTTCCGCACCTCACGGTGGAAGAGAACATCCTTTACGGTCCGCGGATAAGGGGAATCCACCCTTCGGAGGGATTTCTCCGTGAACTTCTGGATATTCTGGGCATAAGGGGGCTTCTAAAGCGCAGGCCCGGGACGCTTTCCGGAGGAGAACGCCAGCGGGTGGCCCTGGCCCGGGCCCTGGCCCCGGGATCCCGGTACCTTCTTCTGGACGAGCCTTTTTCCGCCTTGCATGCGGGATTGCGTCGGGAACTCTGGTTTCTTCTTCGGGATCTCAAGGAAAGGTTCAACCTCGCCGTGCTTCTGGTGACTCACGACCTGGAGGAGGCCTTCTTTCTGGGAGACACGGTGAGCGTCCTCATAGACGGACGCCTTGAGCAGAGTGGTTCCCGGGAGGAGGTCTTTCACCATCCCGCCGGTCGTCGGGTGGCCGCTTTCTTCGGTATAAAAAACCTGTTTGAGGGCCGGGTGCTGGGGGCGGAAAAGGGAATTCTTCGGGTGGAGGTCCCCGTGCTCAGGAGAACTCTGGTGGTAAGGTCTCCGATTTCCGCAAGTCCGGGGGAGACCCTGGGGCTCGGTATCCGTCCGGAACACATCCTCTTCCTGCGTCCGAAGTACAGAAAGCCGCACCAGAACAATCTCCTTCCCGGCCGAATCGTGGCCCTCCATCCCAGGGGCACCGGCTGGTGGGTTCTCTTCCGCCCCCGGGGTTCCGAGGTGGACTTTGAGGTCGAGCTTCCCGACTATGCCTTTGAAAAGCTCTCTCTCCGTGAGGGAGTTGCGGTAGAGGCCGTTCTACCGGAGGAAAAGATTTTTGTTCTGAAGGAAAATCTTTGA
- a CDS encoding AAA family ATPase, translating to MSKIKKALEKAGESRQEIIELTRGTVQMSRREEIRPVYTRTKVVSVDSELLRRNKIFSFFDEEEGLSEQLRILHTRILDRMDKLGGNALLITSARSGEGKTLTAINLAISMAREFDRTVLLVDANFKNPTVHTYLGLIPDRGLAHVLLREAQIPEVLINPDIPRLVVMPAGKRLSGSAELLGSPFAEGVFQEIKTRYPERFIIFDSPSILNSADPMVLSEYVDAILMVVEAERTPAEEVKAAVDMLQEKPCIGVVLNKFRN from the coding sequence ATGAGCAAAATCAAGAAAGCCCTGGAAAAGGCCGGTGAGTCCCGGCAGGAGATTATAGAGCTTACCAGGGGAACGGTTCAGATGTCCCGAAGGGAGGAAATTCGTCCGGTATATACCCGGACCAAAGTAGTTTCTGTGGACTCCGAACTTCTACGACGCAATAAAATTTTTAGTTTTTTTGATGAGGAAGAGGGACTTTCCGAGCAACTCCGTATTCTTCATACGCGGATTTTGGATCGAATGGATAAACTGGGGGGAAATGCCCTTCTGATTACCAGTGCTCGCTCGGGGGAAGGTAAGACTCTTACGGCTATAAATCTTGCCATAAGCATGGCCCGGGAATTCGACCGGACCGTACTTCTTGTGGATGCCAACTTCAAGAATCCGACCGTGCACACTTATCTGGGGCTGATTCCGGACCGAGGTCTGGCTCATGTGCTTCTCCGGGAGGCGCAGATCCCCGAGGTTTTGATCAATCCTGATATTCCCCGTCTGGTAGTTATGCCTGCGGGCAAAAGGCTTTCGGGGTCGGCCGAGCTTCTGGGTTCCCCTTTTGCTGAAGGCGTGTTCCAGGAGATTAAGACACGGTATCCGGAAAGATTTATTATTTTTGATTCTCCCTCTATTCTCAATTCTGCAGACCCTATGGTACTTTCCGAGTATGTGGATGCAATCCTCATGGTGGTGGAGGCGGAAAGAACGCCGGCCGAGGAGGTGAAGGCTGCGGTAGATATGTTGCAGGAGAAGCCTTGTATAGGAGTAGTGCTCAATAAGTTTAGAAACTGA
- a CDS encoding AAA family ATPase: MYESFYGFRKRPFTLSPDPDYLFMSNKHENVYTYLRYAIYENKGFVVITGEIGSGKTTLLNYFLKRIRGPIKVAYIYNTTVSPLQFLRLVCQELSISVEGLDKAGILHALNEFLFREYAAGRRVILIVDEAQNLSLQTLEEIRLISNLATEKEPLWQIILVGQPELKRKLQHPSLKQLVQRITVYCHLEPLSVEEVKAYVRHRLRVAGARDLHLFTEDALEAIYEYSGGIPRLINILCDTALVYGFADELPRIDRKVIEAVAEDRRRSGLFEEVEALTKPEDNLTSFEDWPSRVQALEQRVRVLEALVAELSKRVEVCRSLERDWRGVIETLLRRLDPSRCGCSGA, from the coding sequence ATGTACGAATCTTTTTACGGTTTCCGCAAACGGCCCTTCACCCTTTCTCCTGATCCGGACTATCTTTTTATGAGCAATAAGCACGAAAATGTGTATACCTACCTTCGTTATGCTATTTATGAGAATAAAGGCTTTGTGGTCATTACCGGAGAGATCGGATCCGGAAAGACCACTCTTTTGAACTATTTTCTCAAAAGGATCAGAGGGCCCATCAAGGTGGCCTATATCTATAATACCACCGTTTCTCCTTTACAGTTTTTACGGCTCGTTTGTCAGGAACTGAGTATTTCTGTGGAGGGTCTTGATAAGGCCGGGATTCTACACGCTTTGAATGAGTTCCTTTTCAGGGAGTATGCCGCCGGCCGCCGGGTCATCCTTATTGTGGATGAGGCGCAGAACCTTTCCCTTCAGACCCTAGAGGAAATTCGTTTGATTTCCAATCTTGCCACCGAAAAGGAACCCCTGTGGCAGATTATTCTGGTGGGACAACCGGAGCTCAAACGGAAGTTACAGCATCCCTCGCTTAAACAGCTGGTACAGAGGATCACGGTTTACTGTCATCTTGAACCCCTGAGTGTTGAAGAGGTCAAGGCCTATGTCCGCCACCGTCTGCGTGTAGCCGGAGCCAGAGATCTCCACCTTTTTACGGAAGATGCTCTGGAGGCCATTTATGAATACTCTGGAGGTATCCCTCGCCTGATAAACATTTTGTGCGACACGGCTTTGGTGTATGGGTTTGCTGATGAGCTTCCCCGTATCGATAGAAAAGTGATTGAGGCCGTAGCGGAAGACCGTCGGAGGAGCGGCCTTTTTGAGGAAGTAGAAGCCCTCACCAAGCCGGAGGACAATCTCACATCTTTTGAGGATTGGCCGTCCCGGGTTCAGGCACTGGAGCAGAGAGTTCGGGTGCTTGAGGCTCTGGTGGCCGAGCTTTCCAAGCGTGTGGAGGTCTGTCGTAGCCTGGAAAGAGACTGGCGAGGTGTGATAGAGACCCTTCTGAGGCGTCTCGATCCTTCACGGTGCGGGTGCTCGGGAGCGTGA